CGCCGGGGCGCCGGTTCACCAGCGCAGGGTCGCGCCCGCACCACGCGGGCTGTTCTGGTAGCCGGCGAGCTGCCACTCGCCGTCGCGCTTGACGACCACCCAGGTCGACCGGACCGCGAGCTCCGGCGCGATCTCGGTCTCGCCGGGCGCGAGGATCCCGCCGTGGGTGCGCAGCAAGGCGACGTCGTCGGAGATGAACCGGACGTCCACCGGGGCACCGGTGACGCCGGTGCCCTTGAACGGTCCGGCGTAGGCGGCGGCCATGAAGTTGCGAATCTCGCCGCGGCCCTTCTTGTAGACGTCACCGGGCAGGATCAGGGTGCCGTCCTCGGTGAAGGTGTTCGCGACGCCGTCGGCGTCGTTCTTCGCCCAGGCGGCCACGAGCCGCAGCGGGACGCTGAGGGCTTCCTTCTCCCGATCGCTGGTGAACGGTCCGTAGTAGGCATCCAGGGTGGAGGTTGCGGTGGACATGGGGTCTCCTTGTCGCGAAAGGGGTGGTGCATTCTTGCCTCGGATCCGGGTGCCGGGCGCGATCGGCGGCGGTGGCGAGCCGCGCCCCGGTGACCTGGTCGGGTGCCGTCGGTCGGGTGCCGTCGGTCAGCCGGCGCCGCCGATCTCCGCCAGCGCCTTGCGCCAGCCCTGCTGGTCACGGGGCTGCCGTGGGCTGTTCATCTCGACGAAGCGGACGACGCCGATACGGTCGATGAGAAAGGTGCCGCGGTTGGCGATCCCGGCGTCGTCGTTGAAGACACCGTAGGAACGGGCCACGGCTCCGTGTGGCCAGAAATCCGACAGCAGCGGAAAGGTGAACTTCTCCCGTTCGGACCATGCTTTGTGTGTCGGCCCGGCATCGACGCTGACGGCCACCAGCTGCGCCTCGTCGTTGACGAAGTCACCGATGTTGTCCCGGACCTCGCACAGTTCGCCCTGGCATATCCCGGTGAACGCCAAGGGAAAGAAGACCAGCAACACCGATCGCTTGCCCCGGAAGTCACTGAGCCGGACCTCCGCGTTGTTCTGGTCCCGCAGGACGAAATCTGGCGCTTGGGCGCCTACCTCGATCGGCATTGCCGCTCCTCTTGTCAGACGTTGTCAATGAATGGTCAGCCGGTCAGGACGTGCCGGAAACGACGAAGGTCCGCGACGACGAGGTCGGGTTCCTCGACGGCCGGGAAGTGGCCGCCCCGGTCGTGTTCGGTCCACTGGGCGATGGTCGGAAACATCTGCTCCGCCCAGGACCGGATCGGGCGTGCCGGGTCAGCGGGAAACACCGCCACTCCCAGCGGCACCGCGACCGGCGGCGGGGCGGGCGGCGAGGCAGCCAGCGGCAACAGATCAGCCGTTTCGAAGTAGAGCTGCGCCGCGGTGCCCGCGGTAGCGGTGAACCAGTAGATCGAGGCGTTGGTGAGCAACCAGTCCCGGGCGATGGCGTCCTCGGGGAGCTTGTCGGTGTCGGTCCATTCCTTGAACTTCTCGATGATCCAGGCCAGCTGGCCGACCGGCGAGTCGGCCAGCCCGTAGGAGACGGTCACCGGCCTGGTGGCCTGGACCTTCATGTAGCCCGACTCGTCGGCCATGAACCGGGAGAGCCGGCCGAGCCGACGGAGATCGTCTGGATCGAGGATGGACATCGCCTGCGGGTCCGACGGCGGTGGGGTGATCAGGAAATTGACGTGGGCGCCCGATACCCGGTCTGCGTCGAGTGCGGCGAGGGCCAGGGTGATCATGGCCCCGAAGTCGGTGCCCTGGGGCACGTACCGCTGGTAACCGAGGCGCCGCATCAGTTCGGACCACGCAGCCGCTATCCGGGCCACTCCCCACCCCGGCCCCGGGGGCGGCCCGGAGAAGCCGTAGCCGGGCAGCGAGGGAATCACGACATGGAACGCGTCGGCCTGTTCACCACCGTACGCGACCGGGTCGGTCAATGGCCCGATCACGTCGATGAATTCGACGAAGGAGCTTGGCCAGCCGTGTGTCAACAGCAACGGCGTCGCGTCCGGGTACGCCGAACGGACATGCAGGAAGTGCAGGGTGGTCCCGTCGATTTCCGTGGTGAACTGAGGTATCTGGTTGATCCGTGATTCCGCCGCCCGCCAGTCGAACTCGTGCTGCCAGTAATCGACCAACTCGCGCAGATAGGACGCTGGTACGCCGCGCTCCCAGCCGACATCCGGCACCTGGAGCGGCCAGCGTACTCGCGCGAGCCGACGCCGGAGGTCGACCAGGTCGTCCTGCGGAACGTCAATGCGGAACGGCTTCATTCGCTGCGCCTCCATACGGGCGGTGGCATTCAATGACATCGTGTCTCGGCCGGAGAGCTGGGACATCTCCTACGTTGCGGTCCCGGAACGGATTCGACGGACGTGACGACAACCGATGGCGGAAATGGACGGTGCGCGAGCCGCGCGGACGGGGCGACGGCGGCTGCCGGCCGACGGCGGTTGCCGGCCCGGACGGCGGTTGCCGGCGCGGGCGGGCGGGCGGGCGACGGCAGGATCCGGACCGCCGCCGGCAGCCGAAGAGCCCACACGCACGCCAGAACCCGGGCGGGCCGGAGACGACGGGTCCGCGCGTGTCCGACCAGGTCGTCCCGATGACCGGAAATGATCATGGTTGCCAGCGAACATCGGCCGCACCGCCGGCGCGACGGACATGTCCGACGAACCGATGGACCGCGCGGCGGCCACGAGCATCACGGTCAAAAGGAGCGCTTCGGCCGACCGTATCCCCGGAAATGGGACTGGGTCTTATCGATCAGCGATCACACCCGCCCTATTGCCCATCCCCCGAGCAGGCGCTAGCATCGACACCGTTCGTCCGGTGATCGTGTCCGAAATGCTTACCCATTCCACAACAACGCACCCACCAACATTTCCTTCACGTGACGATCGACCGACGGATCCCAGCACAGCGGAAGCCACGGGGGGAGACATGGCGGCGGATCCGATCGAACGCGCTGTCGAACGCTCCATTGTCACCATGTACGAGAACATGACCTCATCGGTGACAATAGATGTCATGGCGCGGGCGGCGATGTTCAGTAAGTTCCACTTCGCCCGGGTCTTCCACCGGACCACCGGTGTGTCACCCGGCAGGTTCCTCTCCGCCATACGACTACAGCAGGCCAAGCATCTGCTCGTGACCACCTCCCTGAACGTGACCGAAGTCAGCATGCGGGTCGGATACAACAGCGTCGGCACCTTCAGTTCGCGGTTCACCAGCAACGTCGGCCTGTGTCCCAGCAGCTTCCGCCGGCAGGGCGGCTTCACCCCGCAGATCGCCCCGGCGACCCCGATCGAGACCCGCCACCCCGTCGGCGGACAGGTGACCGGCAGCGTCTGCACTCCCACTGGTCGGCCAGGGCTGATCTACCTCGGACTGTTTCCCGATCGACTGCCGGCCGGCCGGCCGATCCGTTGCACGATCCTGGACCGGCCCGGACATTTCAGCCTCGACGACGTGCCCGACGGCCAGTGGCACCTGCTGGCCCATTTCGTCGGAACGACCCGGCTCGTGGACGCCGCCAGCCGCCCGTTCGGCGACGACGACGGGTTGGCGGTCGCCGCACACGGCCCGATCACCGTACGGGCGGGTGCGGTGTGCGTGGTCGATCTGCCGCTGCGGCCGATCACGCTGTTGGACCCGCCAGTCCTGATGGCACTGCTCGACCAGCGCAAGTTCGCGCTGGAGCTGGTGGCCGGACGACACGCCGCCTGAGCCGTCGCGGATCCGATGACCGCCGAGCACGCCGTTCACTGGGGCGCGTCCAGCCGATCGAGGCAGCGCGTGCGGACCCGGTCGCGCCAGATCTCGTACGCGGGCAGCCGGCCGGCGGCGGACTCGTCCACGGCGACGTCGTCGGCCAGTCGCGCGGCGGCGGCGACCGACATCGCGGCCAGGGCCGAGACCGCGGCCTCGGTGTACGCCGGTACGACCCCCGAGAACGACCGCGCCTTGGCCGCGAAGACCGAGCCCTGGGCGAGGTCACCCCGATGCCGCCCGGCCCGGTCGACCAGGATGGCCAGGCCTGACGGTTCGCATCCCCCGGCGAAGGTGGCCGCGAGGCCGACGCCGCTCCACAGGTCGGCCTGCCGATCACCGGCGAAGCGGTCCACCGCGTCGGCGGCCTGACCAGGATTTCCACCGTGGATGAACCAGAGGGCGCGCCCGATGCCTTGATCGATCGCGCGCGGGAAGTAGTCCTCGGCGCCGGCCCACGGGTAGCTGGGTATCCGTTCCTGGCGGTCCACCCAGCGCGCGGTCTCGAAGTACGCACGATCGAACCCGTAGCCGTCGACCGCGAGCCAACTCATCGTCGGGTAGTACGGTGTGCCGGTCAGGTCCGGCAGCACCTTCTTCCACAGCACGCGCGGCAGCCGGGCCATGGCGAAGCCGATGCCGATGTAGGTGAGGAACGTGTGCGGCACACCTGGTCCCCGCAGCAGATCCCGGGACCAGTGCCGGTATCCACCGGGCATCGCGTCGCGGACGGTGAAGGCCATCGTCGCGCCTTCGTACGCGAAGCCGCGCAGCTCGGGCTCGACGAGCTCGAGCCGCCGTTCGACCTCCCAGAGGTCACGCCCCTCGATGCCCCACTCGAAACCGCAGATGACGGCCTGAGGAATGGCTTCCAAACGACGGGTCGCGTCACTCGATGCAACAGGGAAACCACGTGCAGCGAAGGAAACCTCGGACAGGGACGGCGTCAACATCATCCGGCGCATCGCACCGAGTGCGCTCGACATCGCGTGCTCCTTGCTGTCGGTGTCCACTGTGATTCGGCAACGGGGTCGCCCCGGAGAGGTGACTGGCGACGGCGCCCGATCGCGCCGGACGATCAGGGTTTCGGCACCTCCGCCGGACGATCAGGGTTTCGGCACGTCGAACAGGCTCGGGAACTTGGCGGTCAAGGCCATGTCGCCCTTCGTCTTGAGTTTTCCCTTCATCACCAGCATCACCGCGCGGGCGTTCCCGGTCACCAGGTGCAGGAAGTCGACGGCGCCGAGCGACAGGGTGAGCTTCGGTTCCCTGTCTGGCTGGTCGGACAGCTGACATACACCATCGGCGATGACCAGTTCATAGACGTCCGTCCCCCCGTCCGGACGATCACCGATGTTCCAGTGGATGACGGCGTTCATCGCGCCGGCCCGGTCCGGTCGAAAGACACCGGGCATCCGGCGTACCAGTTCGTCCAGAACGTGACCGCGTCGATCGCCGTGCATCACGGCTCTGAGTTCGTCGACCGGGGTCCTTTTGACCAGGCGCGAGAACTCGCGGGGTTCCATGATGACCGGGTCGATCTGGTTGCCGGACATACGGCTCCTCACGCAGCAGCGGACTGGTTCGATGGTCCCAGTCCCGGTCTGCCGGCTGCCACTTCCACAGTGCCCCACACGGTCGGGTGCCCGCGCCGTACCGTGGGTTCGTCGACGGTGCCGGGTGAGCGGCCAGACAGGAAACGGCCTAGACTCACGTGATGATCATCTTGCCCCGTCGACGGCGTCGACGGCGTCGACGGCTGGTCGTCGACGGCGGACCAGAGGCTGATCACGTGTGGTCCACGCTCCGCCCGGGCGGGTACGGTGTGGTCCGGGGCGACGAGCGGCGCTCTGCCGTGGATGACCCATCAACAGCTGCAACGGCCTCGGACGGCACCGGTCCGTCCTCGCCCTCCAACCAGGCCGGCGCAGGGACGGCAAGGGGATTCGATGCGCATTTCAGACCTCAGTCGGCATACCGGCGTGCCCGTCGCCACGATAAAGTTCTATCTACGGGAACGCTTGTTACCACCCGGCACTCCGACCGGCCGCAACCAGGCCACATACAGCGACATGCATCTTCGACAGCTCCTCCTCATTCGGGCATTTACTAATATTGCCGATCTGGATCTGTCCACGGTCCGTGAGTTGCTGGACGCCATCGACAATCCCGCGCTCTCCCTGCCGGATCTCTACGACGTGACGGACCGCGCGTTGTTCGCCGACTGCTCGGCCAGTCGGGATCCCGACGGCGTGCAGCAGGCCCGGGGAGACGTCGACCAGCTGGTCGGCCTGATGGGATGGACCGTCGGCGACGACGCCCCCGGCCGGGATCGGTTGGCGGTGGTGCTAGCGGCGCTGCGCCGGCTCGGCTGCGACAACAAGATCACCTTCTTCGTTCCCTTCGCCAACGCCGCCGAGGGCCTGGCCGAGCAGGAGCTGGATCTGCTGCCCAGCGAGTGCGCCGACGACGACCGGGCCGCCGCGGTGATCCGCAGCGTGCTGTTCGGAGTGGTCTTGGCGACGATCCGCCGGCTGGCCCAGGAGCACGTGGTGGCGCAACGGTTCGGTGCGGCACAGTCCGCCGCCGCCCAGCCCAGCTGACCGCGACAGGATGCTGGCACTGGCACTGGCACTGGCACTGGCACTGGCACTGGCACCGAAAGCTCCGCGACGAGCCGCCAACCGTACGCCGATCCATCGCCTCGGCGCCCGTATCTGATCAGGCTCTCGGCCGAAGAAGCCCGAAGGCCGTCCCGCTGCTCCCACCGCCGAGACCCTCCCCCATCACCGCACACCTGCCCCAGCCACGTCACACCTGCGCGGCCTGCTTCGCCGGCCGCTGCGGATCATCCACCGTCGGCAACTCGCGCATCGTGCGCAGCGGAGACAAGAAGGTCGGCAGGAACACCAGGGTCTGACAAATCGCCGCCACCACCAGGGTGGTCCGGGCACCGAGATACTGTCCGAGCACCCCGCCAGCGAGCGCACCCAGCGGCATCGTCCCCCAGACGAGAAATCGCATGCTGGCGTTGACCCGTCCGAGCAGCCGGTCCGGGGTCAACCGTTGCCGGAAGCTCAGCTGCGTGATGTTGTAGATGACCGAGCCGAACCAGGCGATCGCGGCACCGGTCGCGGCGAGCCAGAGCAGCCAGCCGCGCTGCGCCAACGGGATCAGCAACTCGAACGGCGAACTGGCGGCCATCGCGATCCAGATCGTCCGCCCGTGGCCCAGCCGATCGGCGACGCGCTGGGCGGCGAGCGCCCCGACCAGAGCTCCGGCGCTGCAGAGGGAGAAGAACACCCCGATCGTACCCGCCGACAACCCGAGGTCCCGGGCGAGTAGCACGATCAGCATCGCGTTCGTCATGGCGGCGAGGAAGTTCGCCGCACCGCTGCACGCCGCGATCGGCCGGAGCAGCCGGCTGCGAAGGACGAACCGCAGACCCTCCATGATCTCGCGCCGCAGGTTCGCGTCCGGGGCCGGAGCCGGTTGCTGCTCGACCTGCCGGATCCTGGTGACGACGAACGCCGACGCGAGGTAACCCACGACGTTCACGACGACGGCGAAGGGAGCGGTGATCCACTGCACCAGCAGACCGGCGACGGTCGGACCGGCGATCTGGTTGACGCCTCGGGCTCCCTCCAACTTGGCGTTGCCCTCGAGAAGGTGATCGGCGCCCACCAGGTACGGCAGGTAGGTCTGGTGCGCCACGTCGAAAAAGACCGTCAACCCACCGGCCAGCAGGGCCACCACGTAGAGCTGGGGCATCGTGAGCAGCCCGGTCCACCACGCCAGCGGCACGCTGGCCAGGATCACCGCTCGGCCGAGGTCGGCGGCCACCAGGACGCGACGGCGGCGCAGCCGGTCGACCCAGGCCCCGGCGGGCAGACCGATGAGCAGAAACGCCGCGGTCTCGAACGCGGCCAGCAGACCGACCTCGAACCTGCTGGCCTCCAGTGACAGCACCGCGACCAACGGAAGCGCCAGACTGCTCACCTGCACGCCCAACTGACTGATGACGTCGGCCATCCACAGCTGCCGATAGTCGAACTGCCGCAACAGACCGAGGCGCATCTTCACGAAAGCAGCCTCGCCACTGATCAGCCAGACGTCAAGTATGTCCACTCAGCACCATTCAGCGCGTCGCGCTCGGGCAGCCCGCAGAGAGCAACCTCGAAGATGCGAGCCGGCTGCCGCGCCATTCAGGATTGGCCGCAGGTCGATGACAGGTTGTTGACGGATCGTTGCGGCACATTGTGTCCGCTCGATTTCATGGAGGCGGTTGCCCTGGACGCAATGGTGGAGTTCGACGCCAACAAGTCCTATCGCGACGGCACCGATCGGGCAATCTCCCCAGCGGAAACCCTGCGCCGAATCACACCTCATCTGCCGGCAATGGGAATTACCCGAGTCGCCAACGTGACTGGCTTGGACCACATCGGCGTACCGGTCTACATGGCCGTACGACCCAACTCCCGCGGCCTCGCTGTCGCGCAGGGAAAAGGACTCACCACCGAGGCCGCCAAGGTTTCGGCAATCATGGAGTCGATCGAGTCCCACCACGCCGAGCGAATCAGCGCGCCGCTGGTCCTCGCGTCGTGGGACGAACTCAGTCAGGACCGACGTCTGATCGACGCCGATCTGCTGCCGACCGTGAACGGTACGCCGCTGCGACCCGACCGGCGGATCCTGTGGATCGAGGGTAGCGACCTGATGAGCGACGAGCCCGTCTGGTTGCCCTTCGACGTGGTGCACAACGACTACAGCGGTGCCTCGTTGGCCGTCCAGTCGCCGTTCCCGATCACCTCGAACGGTCTCGCCTCGGGCAACCATCTGCTGGAGGCGACCAGCCACGCGATCTGCGAGGTGATCGAACGCGACGCCGAGGCTCTGTGGCTGATCACACCGCCCGACGTCCAGGACCGCATGCGGATCGACCTGAACACCGTGGACGACCCCGCCTGCCAGCACGTACTCGCCCTGCTGCAACGGGCCGGCCTCGCCGTCTCCGTACGGGACATGACCACCGACATCGGCCTGCCGTGCTTCATCGCCGACATCGCCGAGAACCCGCGAATCGCGGTGAGTCCGGTCGCCGTGTCGCAAGGACAGGGCTGTCATCCGCGTCGCGAGATCGCGTTGCTGCGAGCCCTGACCGAGGCGGTCCAGAGCCGGCTGACGGTCATCGCCGGCTCCCGCGACGACTTCTTCCGCAGCGAGTACCTGCGGGCGACCGATCCGCGCAACCGGGAAGCCGCGTGGACGGCCTGCGCCAAGGGCGACACCCCACGGCGCTTCACCGACGTGGCGACCCGCAACAACACCAGCTTCGAAGCAGACCTCGCGCACGAGTTGGCCGCCCTTCGGGCGGCGGGGATCCAGCAGGTCGTCCGGGTACGGCTCGGCGGCGAGCAGCTCGGGATCTCGGTCGTCCGGGTGTTCATCCCCGGGGTGGAACACGCGGTGACCCCGGACTCCTACCACCCCGGCCCGCGCGCGCGACGACTGCAGGAGGTCGCATGACCGTGCACGTGTTCCTCGGCCCCACGCTCAGCGTCGACCGGGCCCGGGAACTGCTCCCCACCGCCACCTTCCTGCCCCCGGTGAGTCAAGGCGACGTACTGCGCTCGACCGCGCGCCGACCGTCCGCCATCGGCATCGTCGACGGCCGGTTCCACGACGTGCCGGCGGTCTGGCACAAGGAGATCATGTGGGCGATCAGCCGGGGCATCCCGGTGTACGGCAGTGCCAGCATGGGCGCGCTGCGCGCCGCCGAGCTGGCGCCGTTCGGGATGCGCGGCGTCGGTGAGGTCTTCGACGCCTACCACAGTGGTGCGTTGAACGACGACGACGAGGTCGCGGTGGCCCACGGCGACGCCGAGGACGGCTATCAACCGCTCAACGAGGCGATGGTCAACATCCGGGCCACCCTTGCCCTGGCGGTGACCCAGCGAGTGCTGACCGAGGCGACCGCCGCCGAGCTGGAGCGGATCGCCAAGGCGACCTACTACCTGGAACGCGGCTATCCGCAGATGCTGCTCGACGGGGCACAGGCCGGGCTGCCGACCGACGAACTCGACGCGCTGCGGGCCTGGCTACCGGGCAACCGGGTCAATCAGAAGGCCCGCGACGCCGAGGAGATGCTGCGGCTGATGGCGCGGGAAGCAGACGTCAAACCGGCACCGGCGACCTTCACCTTCGAGCACACCGCTTTCTTCGAACAGGCTCGGCAGACCGCCGGCGAACTCAGCGAGGCGGCTTCCGGCGACGGTGAGACACCGGCCGGGCCCGCCGCCGTCAACGCGTTGGAGATCCTCGACGAGCTGCGCCTGGATCCGGTGCGCTACCGGGCGGTCTGGGAGCGCGCCGGGCTCCGCGCGGTGGTGGACGGCTCCCATCCGGGCGCGCCGGACAACCTGCCGCAGGCGGCGGCACGGTTCCGGCGGGAACGCGGGCTGACCGGCACCGCCGAGACCCGGGAATGGCTGACCGCCAACGATCTCGACGTCGAGCACTTCGGCACGATCGTCGGGATCGAGCAACGGGTACGGGACGCAATGGATCAGCTCGGCGAGATCATGCCGCTGGCCGTCGTCGACCTGCTCCGCGTCGACGGCGAGTACGCCGCGATGATGCGACGGATCATCGAGAAGCGCGAGATCCTCGCCGCGCACGGCCTCGATCGGCCGGCCGACGTCACCGACGACGACACCACCCGGCGGGAACTCCGCTGGTATTTCGACGCGATCGGTCAACCGCAGCCGGAGGCGCTGGACAGCCACTGGCGCCCGCTCGGTTTCGCCGATCAGCGAGGTTTCCTGCGAGCCGTACGGCGGGAGTTCAACTACCGCCGGCTCGCCTGTTCAAACGGAGGGAGGGAATCATGAAGGACATCACCGTACCGGCGTGGGCGGAGGAGCCGGTCGCGCTCGTCGCGGCCAAGGGCAACTACGCGGTCATGGCGGGCAAGGGCCAGGCCACCCGCATGCGGGTGGCGCCGGGCGCTGCCGAGCTGGCCGCTGCCGACGCTGAGGCGCTTCTCGCGCCGCTGAGCTGACGCAACGTCTGAAGCCCGGGCGGGACGCCGCCCGGGCTTCAGCTTGCTCTCGCGTCCCCGGTACCGAGCACCGCGTCTGAGCTGCTTATCCTCGTCAAGCAGACGATCCTGGCGTCGGTGCTCGGTGCCGGGCGGGGCATCGCGACTGCCGATGATCACGGGATCGGCGGCCAGTAACCCGATCGGGTAACTCCGCCGAAAAGCTCGCCCGGCGCGGACGGCCGGTCGCCGTCGTCGTCGTCGGGGTGCCGGAACGATCGACAACGACATCCCGTACATCGATCAGAGTTCCAGGCCCATCCCACCGGTGACGACGGTACCGCTGAGCCGGCCACCGACGAACGAGCCGCCCGTCGGGTAGAGGACGCGACGACGGCCGTACGGGGGTGACACCCACATCGCGGATGGCACCGAGTTGGACGGTGACTCATAGCACGAGCCGTCCCCGCGTCGGCGACCCGTCGGCACCGGGCATCCGCTACCTCCGGCGTGCGTCGGGCCGCTGGCGGTGGCGGTGGCGGGTGCCAGCGGCTCCAGGACCGCGGCGCCCCGAGGTTGACGCAGGGGCACATGACGAAGGCCCGGTCGGGGTCACCGAATCCGGACCTTTGCCTAGTGATGTTCATGGTGGGCGATACTGGGTTTGAACCAGTGACCTCTTCCGTGTCAAGGAAGCGCGCTCCCACTGCGCCAATCGCCCTCGTCTGAGAGGTGGAGACGGGATTTGAACCCGTGTACACGGCTTTGCAGGCCGTTGCCTCGCCTCTCGGCCACTCCACCGAGGTTGCCCCCGACGTGCTGTGGCGGCATCTCCGAGCGGACGACGGGATTCGAACCCGCGACCCTCACCTTGGCAAGGTGATGCGCTACCAGCTGCGCTACGTCCGCTTGTCTTGCTCGACCGGATCACCCGGAGGTGTTCCTGCCGACGGATGAGAACTCTAGCCGAGTGCGCGGGCAAGTGCCAACTCGGGGGTCGACCCGGCACGCCAGCACCCCAAGACCCATCAAAAGGAACAAAAACCTCCAGCACCCGGCCGGCACAGGTGAGGCCGACTCACGATACCCTAAGCGATCGATTGCCTGAGTCAGGAAATTGACTGGTAACTCATCGTATCGATGATAGTGCGTTACCGTGTTCGCCGTGACAAGACGTTCGGCCGAGGTGCGCCTTGACTCGCTGCTACGGACCGCCTGCGAAGTGATCGTGGAGCGCGGTCTGGCCAACACGCGTACCGCTGACGTGGCGGAGGCGGCCGGAGTGAGTCAGGCGCTGGTCTTCTACCACTTTTCCACCAAGGATCGGCTGCTGGCGGAGGCCTTCGCCTACGCCGCCGAGCAGGATCTGGCCCGCCTCGAAACGGTGGTCAGATCCTCCGTCGCACCACTGGAGAAGCTCAAGAAGATCATCCGGCTGTACGCGCCGACCGGACGGTCGAAGTCCTGGGCGTTGTGGATCGACGGCTGGTCGGAGTCGCTACGAACGCCCGCGCTCAGCCGGGTCTGTCGCAATCTCGACCTGCGATGGAAGGAAGCGCTGACCGGCGTGATCGCCGCCGGGTGCGCCGACGGCACCTTCCAGTGCCCCGACCCGAAGGGGGCCGCTTGGCGGATCAACGCGTTGATCGACGGACTGGCCGTGCAGGCCACGATGCACGACCGGACCGTCCCCCGCCGACAGCTCGCCGAATGGATCCGGCTGGCAGTCGCCCGCGAAATCGGCTGCGAGCCACACGAACTCGGCTGAATCGGGACCCGGAGGACCTGCTGCCAACCGCCCCGGCGGCAGCCAGACGCCGTACTGGTCAGCCGAACGACGCCAGCGTCGACACCACGCCGTCACGGGTC
The sequence above is a segment of the Solwaraspora sp. WMMD406 genome. Coding sequences within it:
- a CDS encoding TfuA-like protein; translated protein: MTVHVFLGPTLSVDRARELLPTATFLPPVSQGDVLRSTARRPSAIGIVDGRFHDVPAVWHKEIMWAISRGIPVYGSASMGALRAAELAPFGMRGVGEVFDAYHSGALNDDDEVAVAHGDAEDGYQPLNEAMVNIRATLALAVTQRVLTEATAAELERIAKATYYLERGYPQMLLDGAQAGLPTDELDALRAWLPGNRVNQKARDAEEMLRLMAREADVKPAPATFTFEHTAFFEQARQTAGELSEAASGDGETPAGPAAVNALEILDELRLDPVRYRAVWERAGLRAVVDGSHPGAPDNLPQAAARFRRERGLTGTAETREWLTANDLDVEHFGTIVGIEQRVRDAMDQLGEIMPLAVVDLLRVDGEYAAMMRRIIEKREILAAHGLDRPADVTDDDTTRRELRWYFDAIGQPQPEALDSHWRPLGFADQRGFLRAVRREFNYRRLACSNGGRES
- a CDS encoding TetR/AcrR family transcriptional regulator produces the protein MTRRSAEVRLDSLLRTACEVIVERGLANTRTADVAEAAGVSQALVFYHFSTKDRLLAEAFAYAAEQDLARLETVVRSSVAPLEKLKKIIRLYAPTGRSKSWALWIDGWSESLRTPALSRVCRNLDLRWKEALTGVIAAGCADGTFQCPDPKGAAWRINALIDGLAVQATMHDRTVPRRQLAEWIRLAVAREIGCEPHELG